A DNA window from Prosthecobacter debontii contains the following coding sequences:
- a CDS encoding histidinol-phosphatase HisJ family protein, protein MSKTPPSKSKVAKKKAAAPAKSIPPSKKTASRPAAKKTASKKGAPAKAKSAPPAKKAAALKKKVAAKKSAPTPTKKSASPKAAPPGKKTSPARKVPPAKKGVVKQAPPEKKAIPAKKVTPSKKVAPAKKAAPTKQLVKKVAVKGPVKKAVVQKPEPVAKQEVVSTAAAQAQAAPAPAPVPAVKSPPAPASVAQKPKAKGKEKVAPTATLDVSLPPPQRPVLSDEKPVADKSGALFYDSHMHTPLCKHAWGEPEEYAAQALKSGLKGIIFTCHCPMPDGFWPSVRMSNSEFDTYVEIVRRAAEAYAGRLDVCLGLESEFFPGHEKWISELHKRADFDYILGAVHWQSKDYLTKFETGTIENFRRIYFEHLAQSAETGLYDCLAHPDLVKNYHPDSWCFAIIKDTVAGALDRIAKTGVAMELNTSGLNKSYPEMNPGNEMLRMMAERGIPVVLGSDSHKAVRVGEHFITALNNLAEAGYENVSYFKKRQRIDLKINDVLASIRKAIDANG, encoded by the coding sequence GTGAGCAAGACACCCCCATCCAAGTCCAAGGTGGCCAAGAAAAAAGCAGCGGCCCCTGCCAAGTCCATCCCCCCTTCGAAAAAGACAGCTTCTAGGCCAGCGGCAAAAAAAACGGCGTCAAAAAAAGGAGCCCCTGCTAAGGCCAAGTCAGCTCCCCCCGCCAAAAAAGCGGCTGCTTTGAAGAAAAAGGTCGCCGCTAAAAAAAGCGCACCCACCCCGACCAAGAAAAGCGCTTCTCCCAAGGCTGCCCCTCCTGGGAAGAAAACCAGTCCGGCTCGAAAAGTCCCACCTGCGAAAAAGGGCGTGGTGAAACAGGCACCCCCTGAGAAAAAGGCTATCCCCGCCAAGAAAGTAACTCCGTCTAAAAAGGTGGCTCCTGCTAAAAAAGCCGCGCCTACCAAACAGCTAGTCAAGAAAGTGGCGGTCAAGGGACCGGTGAAAAAGGCTGTCGTTCAGAAACCTGAGCCCGTGGCTAAGCAAGAGGTCGTCAGCACGGCGGCTGCTCAAGCTCAAGCCGCTCCCGCCCCTGCGCCAGTCCCAGCAGTCAAGTCTCCTCCGGCTCCCGCCTCTGTGGCTCAGAAGCCGAAGGCCAAAGGCAAAGAGAAGGTGGCTCCGACGGCGACTCTCGACGTCTCGCTACCTCCCCCCCAGCGGCCGGTCCTCTCGGACGAGAAACCCGTCGCGGATAAATCTGGCGCATTGTTTTACGATTCCCACATGCACACTCCCCTATGCAAACATGCTTGGGGTGAGCCTGAAGAGTATGCCGCCCAGGCTTTGAAGTCAGGGCTCAAAGGCATCATCTTCACCTGCCATTGCCCGATGCCGGATGGCTTCTGGCCCAGTGTGCGCATGTCTAACAGCGAGTTCGATACCTATGTGGAAATCGTCCGCCGCGCCGCGGAGGCTTATGCGGGGCGGCTCGATGTCTGTCTCGGGTTGGAGAGCGAGTTCTTCCCCGGTCATGAAAAGTGGATCTCCGAACTGCATAAGCGCGCGGATTTTGATTACATTCTCGGAGCCGTGCATTGGCAGTCGAAAGACTACCTAACCAAGTTTGAAACCGGAACGATTGAAAACTTCCGCCGCATTTACTTCGAGCATCTGGCTCAGAGTGCAGAGACGGGGCTTTATGATTGCTTAGCACATCCAGACTTGGTGAAGAATTATCATCCCGATTCTTGGTGCTTCGCTATCATTAAAGATACCGTGGCGGGTGCGCTGGACCGCATTGCCAAAACCGGTGTGGCCATGGAGTTGAACACGTCCGGATTGAACAAGAGCTACCCGGAGATGAATCCTGGAAACGAGATGCTGCGCATGATGGCGGAGCGTGGTATCCCTGTCGTCTTAGGAAGCGATTCCCACAAAGCTGTCCGAGTCGGCGAACACTTCATCACCGCGCTGAATAATCTGGCGGAAGCTGGTTACGAAAACGTGAGTTACTTTAAGAAGCGTCAGAGGATTGATCTCAAGATCAATGATGTGCTCGCCAGCATCCGCAAGGCGATTGACGCAAATGGGTGA
- a CDS encoding sodium-translocating pyrophosphatase, protein MNSLLLDQGVLVSIALAVVGLAFAVLLIRQILASSPGNEKMAEIGGAIQQGAKAYLNRQIRAVGLIAVVIFVIVFMTRGGLSSVGFVIGAVCSMIAGYIGMMIAVRANVRTAWAASVGSHPALKVAFNGGAVTGLLVVALGLLSVGGFFLVVEKMAGAKAAIDSLVGLALGSSLISVFARLGGGIYTKAADVGADLVGKIEQNLNEDDPRNPATIADNVGDNVGDCAGMAADVFETYAVSLIGGVLVGHLTGPENNHAVLVYPFVLCGLAIIASLLGIGWVNFVKQKATASLVSGVVVAGIVSAGLFKWATDAMFPEAVLMAGKIVSADDLFYCALIGIVMTFAVVWITNYFTSTAHAPVRRIAKASETGHATNIIAGISVGHHATLLPVLAIAASIWGTWEMGGLYGIAIAVVSMLSLSGIIISLDAFGPITDNAGGIAVMSGLPEDVRKITDELDAVGNTMKAVTKGYAIASAGLAAMVLFGSYVEEVKAFLNLEVLVFDLMNPKVIIGMFIGGLLPYLFTAFGMDAVGSAAGAVVREVRRQVAAKPGILTGQDVPEYGQCVDIVTKAALRQMIVPALLPIVFVVGVAFLGKEALGGLLIGTIVTGLFVGIAMTSSGGAWDNAKKYVEEGNHGGKGSFAHAAAVTGDTVGDPYKDTSGPAVNPMIKVVNVLAILVIPLFFK, encoded by the coding sequence ATGAACTCGCTCCTTCTCGATCAAGGCGTCCTGGTTTCCATTGCTCTGGCAGTGGTAGGCCTGGCCTTTGCCGTCCTGCTCATCCGCCAAATTTTGGCCTCCTCTCCCGGTAATGAAAAAATGGCCGAGATCGGCGGTGCCATTCAGCAGGGAGCGAAAGCTTACCTGAACCGCCAGATCCGCGCAGTGGGTCTCATCGCGGTGGTCATTTTCGTGATCGTCTTTATGACCCGTGGCGGGCTCTCCAGCGTTGGATTCGTGATCGGCGCGGTGTGCTCCATGATCGCAGGTTACATCGGCATGATGATCGCGGTGCGGGCCAACGTGCGCACGGCTTGGGCGGCCAGCGTCGGTTCTCATCCGGCATTGAAGGTGGCCTTCAACGGCGGTGCTGTGACGGGCTTGCTTGTCGTGGCTCTGGGTCTGCTCTCCGTCGGTGGTTTCTTCCTGGTGGTCGAAAAGATGGCGGGTGCCAAAGCTGCGATTGATTCCCTGGTGGGTCTGGCGTTGGGGAGCTCTCTGATTTCCGTTTTCGCCCGTCTCGGCGGTGGCATCTACACCAAGGCCGCTGACGTAGGTGCTGACCTCGTGGGCAAAATCGAGCAGAACCTGAACGAAGATGATCCCCGTAACCCAGCCACCATCGCCGATAACGTGGGTGATAACGTGGGTGACTGCGCGGGCATGGCTGCTGACGTGTTTGAAACCTATGCGGTCAGTCTGATCGGTGGTGTCTTGGTCGGCCACCTGACGGGGCCCGAAAACAACCACGCTGTGTTGGTTTATCCCTTCGTGCTCTGCGGTCTGGCCATCATCGCCTCTCTCCTCGGAATCGGGTGGGTGAATTTTGTGAAGCAGAAAGCTACCGCCTCTCTTGTCAGTGGTGTGGTTGTCGCTGGGATCGTCTCTGCGGGACTCTTCAAGTGGGCAACGGATGCCATGTTCCCCGAAGCAGTGCTGATGGCCGGTAAGATTGTCTCTGCGGATGACCTGTTTTACTGTGCATTGATCGGCATCGTCATGACCTTCGCCGTGGTGTGGATCACCAACTACTTCACCAGCACCGCTCATGCTCCGGTGCGTCGTATCGCTAAAGCCTCCGAGACTGGCCACGCGACCAACATCATCGCGGGCATCAGTGTCGGTCACCACGCCACCTTGCTGCCTGTGCTGGCCATTGCAGCCTCTATCTGGGGCACCTGGGAAATGGGCGGTCTATATGGCATCGCCATCGCGGTGGTTTCCATGCTCAGCCTGAGCGGCATCATTATTTCTCTCGATGCTTTTGGTCCCATCACCGACAACGCGGGTGGTATCGCTGTGATGTCCGGCCTGCCTGAAGACGTGCGTAAGATCACCGACGAACTGGATGCCGTGGGGAACACGATGAAAGCCGTGACCAAAGGTTACGCCATCGCCTCCGCCGGTCTCGCTGCCATGGTGCTCTTCGGCTCCTACGTGGAAGAGGTGAAAGCCTTCCTGAACCTGGAGGTGTTGGTCTTTGACCTGATGAATCCGAAAGTGATCATCGGTATGTTCATTGGCGGTCTGCTGCCTTACCTGTTCACGGCCTTTGGGATGGATGCTGTGGGAAGCGCTGCCGGTGCGGTGGTGCGTGAAGTGCGCCGCCAGGTGGCTGCCAAGCCTGGTATCCTGACGGGCCAAGACGTTCCTGAATACGGTCAGTGCGTGGACATCGTGACCAAGGCTGCTCTGCGTCAGATGATCGTGCCTGCTCTCTTGCCGATCGTGTTCGTGGTTGGTGTCGCTTTCCTGGGCAAAGAAGCACTGGGTGGTCTGCTCATCGGCACCATCGTCACCGGTCTGTTCGTGGGTATTGCGATGACCAGCTCCGGCGGTGCTTGGGATAACGCTAAGAAGTATGTGGAAGAAGGCAACCATGGTGGCAAAGGCAGCTTTGCCCACGCCGCAGCCGTTACAGGTGACACTGTGGGTGACCCCTACAAAGACACCTCCGGCCCTGCCGTGAACCCGATGATCAAGGTTGTTAACGTCCTGGCCATCCTGGTCATCCCGCTGTTCTTCAAATAA
- a CDS encoding 6-phosphofructokinase: MTSSFPESPVAVLCSGGDAPGMNAFLRAVVRLGLNRHHVPVLGIRDGYRGLVRAAKLANVDSESLVRLKQEITNNPGKRGLIDSQQSIIQMDHASVSGIMGKGGTILGSARCLDFHKREVRDSVVKLLKDLGVRALVVVGGDGSLTGARLLAEESDLRIIGVPATIDNDLQFTEMALGVDTAVHTLVWAVDHFIDTARSHRRVMVLETMGRESGDLARMAALASGAEMVITPEIGALTAEKMAAYAEEIEGAMTRGRGHAIVLIAEGVKFDPPQTRNGAYVLRDAFQNYFEREGAPFQDLEVRPSVLGHLQRGGHATPGDCILAARFAEEAWKSILNHDNENGITALQHNKVTIVPFGCEDMPERAETSSAMDRLHDDLASW, from the coding sequence ATGACTTCCTCTTTTCCTGAAAGCCCCGTAGCCGTCCTGTGCAGTGGCGGTGATGCCCCTGGCATGAACGCCTTTCTGCGCGCTGTGGTTCGCCTGGGCCTGAATCGCCATCATGTCCCGGTCTTGGGGATCCGAGACGGTTATCGCGGGCTCGTCAGGGCAGCTAAGTTGGCCAATGTGGATAGCGAATCTCTGGTGCGTTTGAAGCAAGAAATCACCAACAATCCTGGCAAACGGGGATTGATCGATTCTCAGCAGTCCATCATCCAGATGGATCACGCCAGCGTCAGCGGCATCATGGGCAAAGGCGGCACGATTTTAGGCTCCGCTCGCTGCTTGGATTTCCACAAGCGCGAGGTGCGTGACAGTGTGGTGAAATTGCTGAAAGACCTCGGTGTCCGCGCTCTGGTGGTGGTGGGTGGTGACGGCTCTCTGACCGGCGCGCGCCTATTGGCTGAGGAGAGTGATCTGCGCATCATCGGCGTGCCGGCGACGATTGATAACGACCTTCAGTTTACCGAAATGGCACTGGGGGTGGATACGGCTGTGCATACGTTGGTCTGGGCCGTGGATCACTTCATCGACACAGCACGCAGCCATCGCCGTGTGATGGTCCTGGAAACAATGGGGCGTGAAAGCGGCGATCTTGCTCGTATGGCCGCATTGGCTTCGGGAGCGGAAATGGTGATTACCCCTGAGATAGGGGCCCTTACCGCAGAGAAGATGGCGGCTTATGCCGAGGAGATCGAAGGTGCGATGACCCGTGGCCGCGGTCATGCCATCGTGCTCATTGCCGAAGGGGTGAAGTTTGATCCGCCTCAGACCCGCAATGGAGCTTATGTGTTGCGAGATGCCTTCCAGAACTACTTTGAGCGTGAAGGGGCTCCTTTCCAAGACCTCGAAGTTCGTCCTTCTGTGCTCGGTCACTTGCAGCGCGGGGGGCACGCCACTCCGGGAGATTGTATTCTGGCGGCTCGTTTTGCGGAAGAGGCCTGGAAATCGATCCTTAACCACGATAACGAGAACGGCATCACTGCCCTGCAACATAACAAGGTGACCATCGTGCCCTTCGGCTGTGAAGACATGCCTGAACGTGCCGAGACCTCAAGTGCGATGGATCGTCTGCATGACGATCTGGCATCTTGGTAG
- a CDS encoding DUF5069 domain-containing protein: MSQIVPLVSSGIAGPLGVLHLPRLWQKASLAAAGKLHSDYPGCGKGYDGMTLGHLGIKEEDFLSFIATKPTYVQLEAWVRDYPGVKLTAADIYKHNQAVTGYIHTDDVRKGILEAVGLPDDGGVNPGAVDLNNLDDWQTFWATEIK; the protein is encoded by the coding sequence ATGAGCCAAATCGTTCCTCTCGTTTCCTCCGGCATCGCCGGCCCTCTCGGCGTGCTGCATCTCCCACGCCTCTGGCAGAAAGCCTCCCTGGCAGCCGCTGGTAAACTGCACTCCGACTACCCGGGCTGCGGCAAGGGCTACGATGGCATGACCCTGGGTCACCTCGGCATCAAGGAAGAAGATTTCCTTTCCTTCATCGCCACCAAGCCCACCTACGTGCAACTGGAAGCCTGGGTGCGTGACTATCCCGGCGTGAAGCTAACCGCAGCCGACATCTACAAACACAACCAGGCGGTCACGGGCTACATCCACACCGATGACGTGCGCAAGGGCATCCTGGAAGCCGTGGGGCTCCCTGATGATGGCGGTGTGAACCCCGGCGCGGTCGATCTAAACAATCTCGATGACTGGCAGACTTTCTGGGCCACGGAGATCAAGTAA
- a CDS encoding 3-keto-disaccharide hydrolase — protein MFRPTLPLLFLCFALCLSAEEVQPPEGFKAIFNGKDLSGWSGSNKYWSVEDGCLTGVADGTLDYNRFITWKEGKVKNFELRVKVKVTPDGNSGLQYRGQERPDLGEWVVTGYQCDVVPKRADYNGMLYEERGRRILAHTGEKVVIDPQGQPWVVGKMPVQEFPGDQWHDYRVLVEGNHHRHWIDGVQTVDVVDLDEKGRALEGVIAVQVHVGPAMKIQYRDFFLKDLPDDLPLLTAQQASISSDAVKVVPQGGKPKKK, from the coding sequence ATGTTCCGACCCACCTTGCCTCTGCTGTTTTTGTGTTTTGCTCTGTGCCTATCTGCGGAGGAGGTCCAACCACCGGAAGGTTTTAAAGCCATCTTCAATGGCAAAGATCTGAGCGGCTGGAGCGGCAGTAACAAATACTGGTCGGTGGAGGATGGCTGCTTGACCGGGGTGGCGGATGGCACGCTGGATTACAATCGCTTCATCACGTGGAAAGAGGGCAAGGTGAAGAACTTCGAACTGCGAGTGAAGGTGAAGGTCACTCCGGATGGCAACAGCGGTCTGCAATATCGCGGTCAAGAGCGCCCTGATCTCGGTGAATGGGTGGTGACCGGTTATCAGTGTGATGTGGTGCCCAAGCGCGCTGACTACAATGGCATGCTGTATGAAGAGCGTGGCCGCCGGATCCTAGCGCACACTGGAGAAAAGGTGGTCATTGATCCACAAGGCCAGCCGTGGGTGGTGGGAAAGATGCCTGTGCAGGAGTTCCCGGGTGACCAGTGGCATGACTACCGTGTGCTGGTGGAGGGAAACCATCACCGTCACTGGATCGATGGGGTGCAGACCGTGGATGTGGTGGACCTGGATGAAAAAGGTCGGGCACTGGAGGGCGTCATCGCCGTGCAAGTGCACGTCGGACCTGCCATGAAGATCCAGTATCGGGACTTTTTCTTGAAGGACTTGCCAGATGATCTGCCGCTCTTGACTGCCCAACAGGCCTCGATCTCCAGTGATGCCGTGAAGGTGGTGCCCCAGGGCGGGAAACCGAAGAAAAAGTGA
- a CDS encoding sulfatase, producing the protein MKPFFLCALALYAALSSVSVSADETKPNILFILVDDFGARDLSGYGSTLYETPNMDKLAASGAKLTQAYVAYPRCVPSRYAIMTGKYPARVQGLKDSPHVEPGRDSTFGAAFQAAGYRTFYCGKWHLGDGESNPDKVGYETTVAAGAAGATRSHFAPYTKSSTEGGRGKEEKDPIVGLDDAPKGEYLTDRLTSETIKFIENNADQPFCAVLAHYAVHTPIEAKKHLTKRYQSKLDGMPKAAAEFEKESAGENSLVQNNATYAAMIESVDHGVGRLLNTLDRLGIADKTIVILASDHGGLSARGGKREVATSNRPLRAGKGHLYEGGLRIPLLVRWPGKTKAGTEIAVPVITTDLYPTLLDMAGLPLRPQEHLDGVSLTPLLQGGSAPARQTFYWHNPAPRPTSTGDLFSSAIRDGDLKLVEFPEEKRIELYDLKTDVEERTNLASERPEDTQRLLDKLHAWKKEVGASEVSKPKKSKAKAKSE; encoded by the coding sequence ATGAAGCCGTTTTTCCTCTGTGCGCTGGCCCTCTACGCGGCCCTCTCCTCGGTCTCAGTCTCGGCAGACGAAACCAAGCCCAACATTCTTTTCATTTTGGTCGATGACTTCGGTGCTCGTGACCTCAGCGGCTACGGGTCAACTCTCTACGAAACCCCCAACATGGATAAACTGGCGGCCAGCGGCGCCAAGCTCACGCAAGCTTATGTGGCTTATCCACGCTGTGTGCCTTCACGTTATGCCATCATGACCGGGAAGTATCCGGCACGTGTCCAGGGCCTAAAAGATAGCCCGCATGTGGAGCCTGGGCGAGACAGCACTTTTGGCGCCGCTTTCCAAGCAGCCGGTTATCGCACCTTTTACTGCGGCAAGTGGCACCTGGGCGATGGTGAATCGAACCCAGACAAAGTCGGTTACGAAACCACTGTCGCAGCCGGTGCCGCCGGAGCCACGAGATCCCACTTCGCACCCTATACGAAATCAAGTACAGAGGGTGGGAGAGGCAAAGAAGAAAAGGATCCCATCGTTGGCCTCGATGATGCCCCCAAAGGTGAATATCTCACAGATCGCCTCACCAGCGAGACGATCAAATTCATCGAGAACAACGCGGATCAGCCCTTCTGTGCCGTACTGGCGCACTATGCGGTTCACACACCGATTGAAGCCAAGAAACATCTCACCAAGCGCTATCAAAGTAAGCTCGACGGTATGCCCAAGGCCGCGGCCGAATTTGAAAAAGAAAGCGCGGGGGAAAACTCCCTGGTGCAGAACAACGCCACCTATGCTGCCATGATTGAGAGTGTGGATCATGGGGTGGGACGTCTGTTAAACACCTTGGATCGGTTAGGTATCGCCGACAAGACCATCGTCATTTTGGCCAGCGATCATGGCGGACTTTCCGCTCGCGGAGGCAAACGCGAGGTGGCCACCTCAAATCGGCCGCTGCGTGCTGGAAAAGGACATCTTTACGAAGGTGGGCTACGCATTCCCCTGCTCGTCCGTTGGCCGGGCAAGACGAAAGCGGGCACTGAAATTGCCGTCCCAGTCATCACCACGGACCTTTACCCCACGCTTCTAGACATGGCAGGCCTGCCCTTGCGTCCTCAAGAGCATCTCGATGGGGTGAGCCTCACTCCCTTACTCCAAGGCGGCTCTGCTCCTGCACGCCAGACCTTCTACTGGCACAATCCGGCCCCGCGCCCGACCAGCACGGGAGACCTGTTTTCATCCGCCATTCGCGACGGTGATCTCAAGCTCGTTGAGTTTCCCGAGGAAAAACGCATCGAACTCTATGATTTGAAAACCGACGTAGAAGAGCGAACGAACCTTGCCAGCGAAAGGCCGGAAGACACTCAGCGCCTCTTGGATAAGCTTCACGCTTGGAAAAAAGAAGTGGGAGCCTCTGAAGTGAGCAAACCCAAGAAAAGCAAAGCGAAGGCGAAATCAGAGTGA
- a CDS encoding DUF4032 domain-containing protein, whose protein sequence is MPISQPPNAYAEFKAELDQILRHKWIVSEKEGKDVGFERALNEWAQNHRAEWRRHRNEKMARAKGAAAN, encoded by the coding sequence ATGCCAATCTCCCAACCACCCAATGCCTACGCGGAATTTAAAGCGGAACTTGACCAGATCCTGCGTCACAAGTGGATCGTGAGTGAAAAGGAAGGCAAAGATGTGGGCTTCGAACGCGCCCTCAATGAATGGGCCCAGAACCACCGGGCTGAGTGGCGGCGGCATCGAAATGAGAAAATGGCTCGGGCAAAAGGTGCTGCCGCGAATTGA